The following nucleotide sequence is from Bdellovibrionota bacterium.
GGGCAGGCGCAGCGTGGTTGTGGCGGGCACGCACGGCAAAACCACGACTACGTCTCTGCTCGCGTGGATTCTCCTGAAAGGGGGCCGAGATCCGGGCCTTTTTGTCGGTGGCATGCCGAAAAACTTTGGCCAGGGGTATCGGATCGGTTCGGGGGAGCCTTTTGTCGTGGAGGGGGATGAATACGACACCGCCTTTTTTGAAAAATCACCCAAATTTCTCCATTACACGCCTCAAGATGTGATAATTACGAGCATTGAATTCGATCACGCGGACATCTATCGAGACCTGGATCATGTCATCGAGCAGTTTGAAAAATTGGTCGCGCTTTTGCCCAAGGAAGGGACGCTCCTTGCATGGGGTGGAAGTGACACGGTCAAAAAGATTTGTTCGAAGAGAAAAGACGGCGAGCCGCAGTATTATGGATGCGATTCGTGTCACGATTGGCGTGCGCTTGACACGCGAGTTACATCGACAGGTACGGCGTTCGATGTCGAGTATCAGGGGAAAATTCTCACGCATATCGAGTCCCCGCTTTTGGGAAAGCATAATGTGCTTA
It contains:
- a CDS encoding Mur ligase family protein, which encodes MKKTVHLMGIGGTGMVSLAGMFQETGWNVRGSDSKIYPPTSTELERLKIPVAEGYKPENLQPPPDLVIVGNVVSRGNPEVEALLKTSIPYTSMAQALAKYFLEGRRSVVVAGTHGKTTTTSLLAWILLKGGRDPGLFVGGMPKNFGQGYRIGSGEPFVVEGDEYDTAFFEKSPKFLHYTPQDVIITSIEFDHADIYRDLDHVIEQFEKLVALLPKEGTLLAWGGSDTVKKICSKRKDGEPQYYGCDSCHDWRALDTRVTSTGTAFDVEYQGKILTHIESPLLGKHNVLNAVAAIGMATKLGVNPEDSLKAVSTFEGIRRRQEFLGEARGVRVYDDFAHHPTAVAETLAAFRPMADARKGRLWAIYE